From one Micromonospora siamensis genomic stretch:
- a CDS encoding M23 family metallopeptidase: MALDLLTAATVLAVLAAVHWYLYRRLVRDVSATGGRWRRVGTVVVLLLAAGTALLLTVGPLEPPVPVRRLAAGWAAWWLPLLLYLILALLLGEVVRPLLRRALARRATDPPHRPADVDDRPDASRRLFVARTVAVGASVVAVGGAVAGRSAPVSGQDPAAGGVELALPFTGLWLARNSPARRVPSHGTDLLGGRYAIDFVAVDAAHRTSGRHDWRSLLTSEPPERFLAFGRPILAPAAGTVVAAHDGEPDHEARRSQPALVPYTLGQSARLRRGVAAVAGNHVVIALPGGGFVGLAHFRSGSLRVPVGARVVEGQHLADCGNSGNSTQPHVHIQAMDSADLTVARGVPMLFRRFREWPAGPGPGRVRERTVPGEEAVVEPLPSPPVGG; the protein is encoded by the coding sequence GCGGCGGGTCGGCACGGTCGTCGTGCTGCTGCTCGCGGCGGGCACCGCGCTGCTGCTCACCGTCGGGCCGCTGGAGCCGCCCGTGCCGGTACGCCGCCTCGCGGCGGGGTGGGCCGCCTGGTGGCTGCCGCTGCTGCTGTACCTGATCCTGGCGCTGCTGCTGGGCGAGGTTGTCCGGCCGCTGCTGCGGCGTGCCCTCGCTCGCCGGGCGACCGACCCGCCGCATCGGCCCGCCGACGTGGACGACCGGCCCGACGCCTCCCGCCGGCTCTTCGTCGCCCGCACGGTCGCCGTCGGCGCCTCGGTGGTGGCCGTCGGTGGCGCCGTCGCCGGCCGGTCCGCTCCGGTGTCCGGCCAGGACCCGGCGGCCGGGGGAGTGGAACTGGCGCTGCCGTTCACCGGGCTCTGGCTGGCCCGCAACAGTCCGGCCCGGCGGGTGCCGAGCCACGGCACCGACCTGCTCGGCGGTCGCTACGCCATCGACTTCGTCGCCGTGGACGCGGCGCACCGGACGTCCGGCCGCCACGACTGGCGGAGCCTGCTCACCAGCGAACCGCCGGAGCGGTTCCTGGCCTTCGGCCGGCCGATCCTGGCGCCCGCAGCCGGCACCGTCGTCGCGGCCCACGACGGCGAGCCGGACCACGAGGCGCGGCGGTCGCAGCCGGCGCTGGTGCCGTACACCCTGGGGCAGTCGGCGCGGCTGCGCCGGGGGGTGGCCGCGGTCGCCGGCAACCACGTGGTCATCGCGCTGCCCGGTGGCGGCTTCGTGGGACTGGCCCACTTCCGGTCCGGTTCCCTGCGGGTCCCGGTCGGCGCGCGGGTGGTCGAGGGCCAGCACCTCGCGGACTGCGGCAACTCCGGCAACTCCACCCAGCCGCACGTGCACATCCAGGCCATGGACAGCGCCGACCTCACGGTCGCCCGCGGGGTGCCGATGCTGTTCCGGCGCTTCCGCGAGTGGCCCGCCGGCCCCGGTCCGGGGCGGGTCAGGGAGCGGACCGTGCCCGGTGAGGAGGCGGTGGTGGAGCCGCTGCCGTCACCGCCCGTCGGGGGGTAG
- a CDS encoding HAD-IA family hydrolase: MLFDLDGTMLDHAGAARRAVTAWAATVAPGVGGDPTLVAAWSALEREHFAAYLAGECSFTEQRRRRMRAVLALLGSAVDEARLDDEFADYLRHYEAAWRPYPDVVDALVGLRCRGYRLGVLSNGDAGQQRRKLSAIGLGDAFDVVCCSSELGVAKPDPAAFRLAAERLGHPPRHLRYVGDDPETDHRASLRAGLDGTWLDRTARRADVSAIRIDRLTRLPELRATTATTPAGGHPASWRAALDRFADLIDPRARWAVTGSAAVALHGAAVTPRDVDVVTDPAGLVALRRRFGDVSVAEPFRAVGVTARARLRLALDETPFEILVGVRNRRQDGGWSAPATPDDRLWIPSWGRLVPVLPLSSLLRIAQERGRTDQVVAIRRRLGQLRIGDRALPPDGR; encoded by the coding sequence GTGCTGTTCGACCTGGACGGCACCATGCTCGACCACGCCGGGGCCGCCCGCCGGGCGGTCACCGCCTGGGCGGCGACCGTCGCGCCCGGCGTGGGCGGCGACCCGACGCTCGTCGCGGCCTGGTCGGCCCTGGAACGGGAACACTTCGCCGCCTACCTGGCCGGGGAGTGCTCGTTCACCGAGCAGCGGCGGCGCCGGATGCGGGCGGTCCTCGCGCTGCTGGGGTCGGCGGTCGACGAGGCGCGGCTCGACGACGAGTTCGCCGACTACCTGCGGCACTACGAGGCGGCCTGGCGGCCCTACCCCGACGTCGTCGACGCGCTGGTCGGGCTGCGCTGCCGCGGGTACCGGCTGGGTGTGCTCAGCAACGGTGACGCCGGCCAGCAGCGGCGGAAGCTGTCGGCGATCGGCCTGGGCGACGCCTTCGACGTGGTCTGCTGCTCCTCGGAGCTCGGCGTGGCCAAACCGGACCCGGCCGCCTTCCGGCTCGCCGCCGAACGACTGGGCCACCCTCCCCGTCACCTGCGGTACGTGGGCGACGACCCGGAGACCGACCACCGGGCCTCCCTTCGAGCCGGGCTCGACGGCACCTGGCTCGACCGTACGGCCCGCCGCGCCGACGTGTCGGCCATCCGGATCGACCGGCTGACCCGGCTGCCCGAACTCCGCGCGACCACCGCCACCACGCCCGCCGGAGGTCACCCGGCTTCCTGGCGGGCGGCGCTGGACCGGTTCGCGGACCTGATCGACCCCCGGGCCCGCTGGGCGGTCACCGGAAGCGCCGCCGTCGCGCTGCACGGCGCGGCGGTGACCCCGCGTGACGTCGACGTGGTGACCGACCCGGCCGGGCTGGTGGCGCTGCGCCGCAGGTTCGGGGACGTCAGCGTGGCGGAGCCGTTCCGGGCGGTCGGGGTGACCGCGCGCGCCCGGCTCCGCCTCGCACTGGACGAAACCCCGTTCGAGATCCTCGTCGGCGTCCGCAACCGCCGACAGGACGGCGGCTGGTCGGCCCCGGCGACGCCGGACGACCGGCTGTGGATCCCGTCGTGGGGCCGGCTGGTTCCGGTGCTTCCACTGTCGTCGCTGCTGCGGATAGCCCAGGAGCGGGGACGTACCGACCAGGTCGTGGCGATCCGGCGCCGGCTCGGCCAGCTGCGCATCGGCGACCGGGCGCTACCCCCCGACGGGCGGTGA
- a CDS encoding HAD family hydrolase, protein MVEFRAVAFDWRGTLVTTLSMQEWVRTALRRLGRDTRPVVVAQVAAAIDAAAGEPDRLDPPGLDCDAAFHRETYHRVLADAGLDDALVGALYAVESDATQNPFAVDVDPVLRAIAGHGLRIAVVSDIHFDVRPAFAAAGLADLVSTFVLSHEHGVQKPDPRIYRLTLDRLGTVPGQTLMVGDRQGHDGAAVEVGMPTLLLPPLTGVRDERLGLAARLLGVRTDPPARGPAGPW, encoded by the coding sequence GTGGTCGAGTTCCGGGCGGTCGCCTTCGACTGGCGAGGCACCCTGGTCACCACGCTCTCCATGCAGGAGTGGGTGCGTACCGCGCTGCGGCGCCTCGGTCGGGACACCCGGCCGGTGGTGGTCGCCCAGGTGGCGGCGGCCATCGACGCGGCGGCCGGCGAGCCGGACCGGTTGGATCCGCCGGGGCTGGACTGCGACGCGGCCTTCCACCGCGAGACGTACCACCGGGTCCTCGCCGACGCCGGTCTCGACGACGCGCTGGTGGGCGCCCTGTACGCCGTGGAGTCCGACGCCACCCAGAACCCGTTCGCCGTCGACGTCGACCCGGTGCTGCGGGCGATCGCCGGGCACGGCCTGCGGATCGCCGTGGTCAGTGACATCCACTTCGACGTACGCCCGGCCTTCGCCGCCGCGGGCCTGGCCGACCTGGTCTCGACCTTCGTCCTGTCCCACGAGCACGGTGTGCAGAAGCCCGACCCGCGGATCTACCGGTTGACCCTCGACCGGCTCGGCACCGTACCCGGGCAGACCCTGATGGTCGGCGATCGTCAGGGGCACGACGGCGCCGCCGTGGAGGTCGGGATGCCGACCCTGCTGCTGCCGCCGCTGACCGGTGTCCGCGACGAACGATTGGGGCTGGCCGCCCGGCTGCTCGGCGTGCGGACCGATCCGCCGGCCCGTGGGCCGGCCGGCCCATGGTGA
- a CDS encoding HAD family hydrolase: MDPTAGIDHIVWDWNGTVFGDSRALIEATIEAFAACGLPPVTRTDYQRHHTQPITHFYERLAGRELTDQEQEQLDRCFHAAYGRHRERVTLTVDAVEALTRWDATGRGQSLLSMYPHERLVPLVTAAGIDRFFTRVDGTAPPGVPRKAPHLRRHLEIQRLRPERTVLVGDSVDDALAARECGTHCVVYHPGEDALHARDHVADLGVPVVATLRAAVDHVIGTWDGWPPGGTAVTAVVAPAPGDRPEAHRIGS; this comes from the coding sequence ATGGATCCCACGGCAGGCATCGACCACATCGTCTGGGACTGGAACGGGACCGTCTTCGGTGACAGCCGGGCGCTCATCGAGGCGACCATCGAGGCGTTCGCCGCCTGCGGGCTGCCCCCGGTGACCCGCACCGACTACCAGCGTCACCACACCCAGCCGATCACGCACTTCTACGAACGCCTCGCCGGCCGGGAGCTGACCGACCAGGAGCAGGAACAGCTGGACCGGTGCTTCCACGCCGCGTACGGCCGCCACCGGGAACGCGTCACGCTCACCGTGGACGCCGTCGAGGCCCTGACCCGGTGGGACGCCACCGGACGCGGCCAGTCACTGCTGTCCATGTACCCGCACGAGCGGCTCGTTCCGCTGGTGACTGCCGCCGGCATCGACCGGTTCTTCACCCGGGTCGACGGGACGGCGCCGCCCGGTGTGCCGCGCAAGGCCCCGCACCTGCGCCGCCACCTGGAAATCCAGCGGCTGCGGCCGGAGCGGACCGTGCTGGTCGGCGACAGCGTGGACGACGCGCTGGCCGCGCGGGAGTGCGGCACCCACTGCGTGGTCTACCACCCGGGAGAGGACGCGCTGCACGCCCGCGACCACGTCGCCGACCTCGGCGTGCCCGTCGTGGCGACGCTGCGCGCGGCCGTCGACCACGTCATCGGCACGTGGGACGGGTGGCCACCCGGCGGCACGGCGGTGACCGCCGTGGTCGCGCCCGCACCGGGAGACCGGCCCGAAGCGCACCGGATCGGGAGCTGA
- a CDS encoding glycosyltransferase family 39 protein, with amino-acid sequence MKDAETLVLTPVPAAGAGVEDPWGEDHDPVVPPEADPPRRSITPWLLPTLLMGALATTGAHRSAPAGADVASPLHHLLLRAWATVFGQSDLALRTPSILAVTATAALVAALAARVFTPRVGLLAGLIFALLPATTRYAQQPQPYALAMLAAVLATWCLVRFVEAPTARRLAGYGAAVLLLGTCHALALLLLVGHGWAVVFFRRGLAPRWLLVAALGAAPAAALLLLDARRGDRLAAGVAPTLDVLAATPGQLFGVTALAGVLGWLALFSLPLRRSAALYTAWAVAPPLALLLIAQATPVWLPSVLLFTLPAWATLGAVALARVRAGWCAAVLVAVAVLAAPVQVALRSPDADQRADGRLTRITRLWTPPSGDVAAVPSGPRGAGGG; translated from the coding sequence ATGAAGGACGCGGAGACGCTCGTCCTGACCCCGGTCCCCGCGGCCGGGGCCGGCGTCGAGGACCCGTGGGGGGAGGACCACGACCCCGTGGTCCCACCGGAGGCGGACCCGCCCCGCCGGTCGATCACCCCGTGGCTGCTCCCGACGCTGCTGATGGGCGCCCTCGCCACCACCGGCGCGCACCGGTCCGCCCCGGCCGGCGCCGACGTCGCCAGCCCGCTGCACCACCTGCTGCTGCGCGCCTGGGCCACCGTCTTCGGCCAGTCCGACCTCGCGCTGCGTACGCCGTCGATCCTCGCCGTCACCGCCACCGCGGCCCTCGTCGCGGCCCTGGCCGCTCGGGTGTTCACCCCCCGGGTCGGCCTGCTGGCCGGACTCATCTTCGCCCTGCTGCCCGCGACCACCCGGTACGCCCAGCAGCCCCAGCCGTACGCGCTGGCCATGCTCGCCGCCGTGCTCGCCACCTGGTGCCTGGTGCGGTTCGTCGAGGCGCCCACGGCCCGCCGGCTGGCCGGCTACGGTGCCGCCGTACTCCTGTTGGGAACCTGTCACGCGCTGGCGTTGCTGCTGCTGGTCGGGCACGGCTGGGCGGTGGTCTTCTTCCGCCGCGGCCTGGCGCCTCGCTGGCTGCTCGTGGCGGCCCTGGGCGCGGCGCCCGCCGCGGCGCTGCTGCTGCTCGACGCGCGGCGCGGCGATCGGCTCGCCGCGGGTGTCGCACCGACCCTGGACGTGCTCGCCGCGACACCCGGGCAGCTGTTCGGGGTCACCGCCCTGGCCGGCGTCCTGGGCTGGCTGGCGCTGTTCAGCCTCCCGCTGCGCCGCTCCGCCGCCCTCTACACGGCATGGGCGGTCGCGCCGCCGCTCGCCCTGCTGCTGATCGCCCAGGCGACACCGGTCTGGCTGCCGTCGGTGCTGCTGTTCACCCTGCCCGCCTGGGCGACCCTCGGCGCGGTGGCCCTCGCCCGGGTCCGCGCCGGCTGGTGCGCCGCCGTGCTGGTGGCGGTCGCGGTGCTGGCCGCGCCGGTCCAGGTGGCCCTGCGCTCGCCCGACGCGGACCAGCGGGCCGACGGCCGGCTGACCCGGATCACCCGGCTGTGGACGCCGCCGTCCGGCGACGTCGCCGCCGTCCCGTCCGGCCCGCGGGGGGCCGGCGGCGGCTGA
- a CDS encoding glycosyltransferase family 2 protein codes for MGVVSDTRLARSTGEGTPGGAPAPGPSRRSPSVRHRDRRRLNVRARLAYAACGATAGPLTAPESPDAPVRFRAALTPASRLVLTLFVLLNAGTGLLFVGWLLIPAHVPGAGVVGPGGWQTFAARLGFCVVVGVELIRLAQNVVVWVFAFHAKDPVPVDPPVGLRVALLTTIVPSKEPIDVAERTLRRMRQIVYCGQVDVWILDEGDDPAVRAMAERLGVRHFSRKGRPEYNQPSGEFRTRTKSGNHNAWRAEHEHDYDVVANVDPDHVPLPGFLERTLGYFRDPDVAFVVTPQVYGNMHQNWVAHGASVQQYLYNGLIARGGNGLDAPLLTGTGHLYRPAAWRTVGGYQDSIIEDHLTSIRVHAAVNPGTGNRWKGVYTPDVVAIGEGPTSWADYFNQQKRWAAGICEILVRPDLRTPRELGSRRRWQYRLLQFYYPSVAVSLLLGNLATVLYLFTGVGMSRLDVAVWSALWTSTIGSWFLLWLWLRRFNIAPHEREEIGLVGMALALFTGPIYVAAAVGALLRRKLAFVVTAKGTLRTSESLATFRLHFAWAAFAAVLLGAGFLLDDGLTPLRVWPVVTLLTGLGPPLIAIGSGLAARAGRRRRPAHLATRTTAGRRRPPRSRVPAERSVPWHG; via the coding sequence GTGGGCGTCGTCAGTGACACGCGCCTGGCTCGATCCACCGGGGAGGGTACGCCGGGCGGCGCCCCCGCCCCCGGCCCGTCCCGCCGGTCACCGTCCGTACGTCACCGCGACCGGCGCCGGCTCAACGTCCGGGCACGACTGGCGTACGCGGCCTGCGGGGCGACCGCCGGACCGCTGACCGCGCCGGAGAGCCCGGACGCGCCGGTGCGCTTCCGCGCCGCCCTGACACCCGCGTCGCGGCTGGTCCTGACGCTGTTCGTCCTGCTCAACGCCGGCACCGGCCTGCTCTTCGTCGGCTGGCTGCTGATCCCCGCGCACGTGCCCGGCGCGGGGGTCGTCGGCCCGGGTGGTTGGCAGACCTTCGCCGCCCGGCTCGGCTTCTGCGTGGTGGTGGGCGTGGAGCTGATCCGCCTGGCGCAGAACGTCGTGGTCTGGGTCTTCGCCTTCCACGCGAAGGACCCGGTGCCGGTCGACCCGCCGGTCGGCCTGCGGGTGGCGCTGCTGACCACGATCGTGCCGAGCAAGGAACCGATCGACGTGGCCGAGCGGACGCTGCGGCGGATGCGGCAGATCGTCTACTGCGGCCAGGTGGACGTCTGGATCCTCGACGAGGGCGACGACCCGGCGGTGCGGGCGATGGCCGAGCGGCTGGGCGTACGACACTTCAGCCGCAAGGGCCGCCCCGAGTACAACCAGCCCAGCGGCGAGTTCCGGACCCGGACCAAGTCCGGCAACCACAACGCCTGGCGGGCCGAGCACGAGCACGACTACGACGTGGTGGCCAACGTGGACCCGGACCACGTGCCGCTGCCGGGCTTCTTGGAACGGACCCTCGGCTACTTCCGCGACCCGGACGTGGCGTTCGTGGTGACGCCGCAGGTCTACGGCAACATGCACCAGAACTGGGTGGCGCACGGCGCCTCGGTCCAGCAGTACCTCTACAACGGGCTGATCGCGCGCGGCGGCAACGGCCTGGACGCTCCGCTGCTCACCGGCACCGGGCACCTCTACCGGCCGGCGGCCTGGCGGACCGTGGGCGGCTACCAGGACTCGATCATCGAGGACCACCTGACCAGCATCCGGGTGCACGCCGCGGTCAACCCCGGCACCGGCAACCGGTGGAAGGGCGTCTACACCCCGGACGTGGTGGCGATCGGGGAGGGGCCCACCTCCTGGGCCGACTACTTCAACCAGCAGAAACGCTGGGCGGCCGGGATCTGCGAGATCCTGGTCCGGCCCGACCTGCGGACCCCCCGCGAGCTGGGGTCACGCCGTCGCTGGCAGTACCGGCTGCTCCAGTTCTACTACCCGAGCGTCGCGGTCAGCCTGCTGCTGGGCAACCTCGCCACCGTCCTGTACCTGTTCACCGGCGTGGGCATGAGCCGGCTCGACGTCGCCGTCTGGTCGGCGCTGTGGACCTCCACCATCGGCTCCTGGTTCCTGCTCTGGCTCTGGCTGCGCCGGTTCAACATCGCCCCCCACGAACGGGAGGAGATCGGCCTGGTCGGGATGGCCCTGGCGCTGTTCACCGGGCCGATCTACGTGGCCGCCGCCGTCGGCGCGCTGCTGCGCCGCAAGCTGGCCTTCGTGGTGACCGCCAAGGGAACGCTGCGGACCAGCGAGTCCCTGGCCACCTTCCGGCTGCACTTCGCCTGGGCGGCCTTCGCTGCGGTGCTGCTCGGGGCGGGTTTCCTGCTCGACGACGGGCTCACCCCGCTGCGGGTGTGGCCCGTGGTGACCCTGCTGACCGGCCTGGGCCCGCCGTTGATCGCCATCGGCTCGGGTCTGGCCGCCCGCGCCGGGCGCCGCCGGCGCCCGGCCCACCTGGCGACCCGGACCACCGCGGGACGACGTCGCCCGCCCCGATCCCGGGTGCCGGCCGAGAGGAGCGTGCCGTGGCACGGCTGA
- a CDS encoding glycoside hydrolase family 26 protein, whose translation MARLTVPRGALLVTAALLLTYVFVIAPGTSGQPTQPSPDRVANAEPGPTATATPSPPPRPPFPPAGRTFVGVATREGPYDFRAVDDFTAATRHAPQVMLFSVGWTSGPFDRALFDRIRDRGMLPMLAWEPWDHRLDEAALRNQIATAQMNRERATQPRYRLSRIAAGDFDDYLRSWAEGIRSLDYPVAIRFAHEMNGDWYPWCERANGNRPGDYVRAWRHVHDLFRSAGATNVTWVWSPNARWNNSAPTLHAYYPGDDYVDWLGISGYYGMGAFATYRSFDQIFRATIVQLRTFSHRPMVITETAATDAGGHKARWITEAFRSLPRYPELIGLIWFEVDKEVDWRVAGSPASARAFAQAVADPRYALTWTPDSVARTRTGD comes from the coding sequence GTGGCACGGCTGACGGTCCCGCGCGGTGCGCTGCTGGTCACGGCCGCGCTCCTGCTGACGTACGTCTTCGTGATCGCGCCGGGCACCTCCGGTCAACCGACGCAGCCGTCGCCGGACCGGGTGGCGAACGCCGAACCGGGGCCCACCGCGACCGCCACCCCGAGCCCGCCGCCCCGACCGCCCTTCCCGCCGGCCGGCCGGACCTTCGTCGGCGTCGCCACCCGCGAGGGCCCCTACGACTTCCGCGCGGTGGACGACTTCACCGCGGCGACCCGGCACGCCCCACAGGTCATGCTCTTCAGCGTCGGCTGGACGTCCGGCCCGTTCGACCGTGCGCTGTTCGACCGGATCCGCGACCGGGGCATGCTGCCGATGCTGGCCTGGGAGCCGTGGGACCACCGGCTGGACGAGGCGGCGCTGCGCAACCAGATCGCCACCGCGCAGATGAACCGGGAGCGGGCCACCCAGCCCCGCTACCGGCTCTCCCGCATCGCCGCCGGTGACTTCGACGACTACCTGCGCTCCTGGGCCGAGGGCATCCGGTCGCTGGACTACCCGGTGGCCATCCGCTTCGCCCACGAGATGAACGGCGACTGGTACCCGTGGTGCGAACGGGCCAACGGCAACCGGCCGGGCGACTACGTCAGGGCCTGGCGGCACGTGCACGACCTGTTCCGGTCGGCCGGGGCGACGAACGTCACCTGGGTGTGGAGCCCCAACGCGCGGTGGAACAACTCCGCCCCGACGCTGCACGCGTACTACCCCGGCGACGACTACGTCGACTGGCTGGGGATCTCCGGCTACTACGGGATGGGCGCGTTCGCGACGTACCGGTCCTTCGACCAGATCTTCCGGGCGACCATCGTCCAGCTGCGCACCTTCAGCCATCGCCCGATGGTGATCACCGAGACGGCCGCCACCGACGCCGGCGGTCACAAGGCACGGTGGATCACCGAGGCGTTCCGGTCGCTGCCCCGATACCCCGAGCTGATCGGCCTGATCTGGTTCGAGGTGGACAAGGAGGTGGACTGGCGGGTCGCCGGCTCCCCGGCGTCGGCCAGGGCGTTCGCCCAGGCCGTGGCGGACCCCCGCTACGCGCTCACCTGGACACCGGACTCGGTCGCGCGTACCCGGACCGGTGACTAG
- the rfbB gene encoding dTDP-glucose 4,6-dehydratase: MNAILVTGAAGFIGSNFVRHWRRAHPADRVIAYDLLTYSGCRANLADVAGIDFVEGDIRDRRTVERTLRRCGVDVVVNFAAESHNSRAVLEPAAFFETNVMGPVALLEAVRAVSSGGIRFHQISTCEVYGDMALDAPGAFTEQSPYLPRTPYNAAKAGGDHATRAFGYTYGIPFTVTTCANNYGPYQFPEKVIPLFVTQALQGRPLPVYASSRNRREWLHVEDHCRAVEAVLLHGRTGETYNIGSGVEVDVETLADSVLAELGLGPELKARVPDRPSHDRRYLLDSGKVRTELGWAPRIGFAAGLRETISWYRENESWWRPLLARASTVQESAWGDARP; this comes from the coding sequence GTGAACGCCATTCTCGTCACCGGCGCCGCCGGCTTCATCGGTTCCAACTTCGTCCGGCACTGGCGGCGTGCGCACCCCGCCGACCGGGTGATCGCCTACGACCTGCTCACCTATTCCGGGTGCCGGGCCAACCTCGCCGACGTCGCCGGCATCGACTTCGTCGAGGGTGACATCCGGGACCGGCGGACGGTCGAGCGGACGCTCCGCAGATGCGGCGTCGATGTCGTCGTCAACTTCGCGGCGGAGTCGCACAACTCGCGGGCGGTGCTGGAGCCCGCCGCCTTCTTCGAGACGAACGTCATGGGGCCGGTCGCGCTGCTGGAGGCCGTCCGCGCGGTCTCGTCCGGCGGGATCCGCTTTCACCAGATCTCCACCTGCGAGGTCTACGGGGACATGGCCCTGGACGCGCCGGGCGCCTTCACCGAGCAGTCGCCCTACCTCCCCCGTACGCCCTACAACGCCGCCAAGGCCGGCGGTGACCACGCCACCCGGGCCTTCGGCTACACGTACGGCATCCCGTTCACCGTCACCACCTGCGCCAACAACTACGGGCCCTACCAGTTCCCGGAGAAGGTCATCCCGCTCTTCGTCACCCAGGCACTCCAGGGTCGGCCCCTGCCGGTCTACGCCTCCAGCCGCAACCGGCGGGAATGGCTGCACGTCGAGGACCACTGCCGGGCGGTCGAGGCGGTCCTCCTGCACGGCCGGACCGGCGAGACCTACAACATCGGCAGCGGGGTGGAGGTCGACGTGGAGACGCTGGCCGACAGCGTCCTCGCCGAGCTGGGGCTGGGCCCGGAACTCAAGGCGCGGGTGCCCGACCGGCCGTCGCACGACCGCCGCTACCTGCTGGACTCCGGCAAGGTGCGTACCGAGCTGGGCTGGGCGCCGCGGATCGGGTTCGCCGCCGGCCTGCGGGAGACCATCTCCTGGTACCGGGAGAACGAGAGCTGGTGGCGACCGTTGCTCGCCCGCGCCTCGACCGTCCAGGAGAGCGCCTGGGGCGACGCGCGGCCCTAG
- a CDS encoding low temperature requirement protein A — MPPTPAARDHRAVPFEIFFDLVFVFALTRIMALMQPPTGPAMARALLLLVLLWLAWSSYAWLGNQTRLDVGGVRAGVLVAMAALFIAALVMPRSWTPAPGLDAPVLLALAYILLRSVHLALYHWVAAGQPDLRRRIRLFATVSLVSWAPLLLGALLGGTAQAVLWVVAFVVEVVGQRLSYALRGGWPLHSVAHFAERHGLVLIIALGESLAAAGVGAGRAVTAPPVLGAALLGLTVVVCLWSLYFDRAAPAGARALGAATGGRRDRMAADAYSQAHLLLIVGVIYLACGVEEVLAQVAEPYGGGHHGRRELSWPAAFALYGGVAIFLAGRLLFLRLSAGSVRPVQLVPAGAALALLPVARLLPAAGALVLLTLLVAAAAGYERLARAR, encoded by the coding sequence GTGCCGCCGACGCCGGCCGCCCGGGACCACCGGGCCGTTCCGTTCGAGATCTTCTTCGACCTGGTCTTCGTCTTCGCGCTGACCCGGATCATGGCGTTGATGCAGCCGCCTACCGGACCGGCGATGGCCCGGGCGCTGCTCCTGCTGGTTCTCCTCTGGCTGGCCTGGTCGTCGTACGCGTGGCTGGGCAACCAGACCCGGCTCGACGTCGGCGGGGTCCGGGCCGGTGTGCTGGTGGCGATGGCGGCGCTCTTCATCGCCGCCCTGGTCATGCCGCGGTCGTGGACGCCGGCGCCGGGACTGGACGCGCCCGTGCTGCTGGCGCTGGCCTACATCCTGCTGCGCAGCGTGCACCTGGCGCTGTACCACTGGGTGGCGGCCGGGCAACCCGACCTGCGCCGGCGGATCCGGCTGTTCGCCACGGTCAGCCTGGTCTCGTGGGCGCCACTGCTGCTCGGCGCCCTGCTCGGCGGTACCGCGCAGGCCGTGCTCTGGGTGGTCGCCTTCGTCGTCGAGGTGGTCGGGCAGCGCCTGTCGTACGCGCTGCGCGGCGGATGGCCCCTGCACAGCGTGGCCCACTTCGCCGAACGGCACGGGCTCGTGCTGATCATCGCGCTCGGTGAGTCGCTGGCCGCGGCCGGCGTCGGGGCCGGCAGGGCGGTGACGGCACCACCGGTGCTCGGGGCCGCGCTGCTGGGCCTGACGGTGGTGGTGTGCCTGTGGTCGCTCTACTTCGACCGCGCCGCGCCGGCCGGCGCCCGAGCCCTCGGCGCCGCCACCGGAGGCCGGCGGGACCGGATGGCCGCCGACGCGTACAGCCAGGCCCACCTGCTGCTGATCGTCGGCGTGATCTATCTGGCGTGCGGCGTCGAGGAGGTGCTCGCCCAGGTCGCCGAGCCGTACGGCGGTGGCCACCACGGCCGCCGGGAGCTGAGCTGGCCGGCGGCCTTCGCCCTGTACGGCGGGGTGGCGATCTTCCTCGCCGGACGGCTGCTCTTCCTGCGGCTCTCCGCCGGGTCGGTCCGGCCGGTGCAGCTGGTGCCGGCCGGCGCGGCGTTGGCGCTGCTGCCGGTCGCCCGGCTGCTGCCCGCCGCCGGGGCGCTGGTGCTGCTGACGCTGCTGGTCGCCGCCGCCGCCGGCTACGAACGGCTGGCCCGGGCCCGCTGA